The segment ATCTGATCGACGTTTCGGTCGATTATGACGAGGTGACGGTGAACGGCGAGGTGATCGACCTCGAACTGGCCTACACCCCCGGCGACCGTGTGATCGAAGCCGAAGTGGACGGCGAACCGCTGACCGTACGCATCGCGCGCACCAAGACCGGTTTCCGCCTGACCACGCGCGGCGCGATCCACAATGTCCGTGTTCTGCCTGCGAACCTTGCGTCGCATGCCGGCCACATGATCGAAAAGCTGCCGCCCGATCTTTCCAAGTACCTACTGTGCCCGATGCCGGGCCTGCTCGTCGCGCTGCATGTGAAGGCAGGCGACAAGGTGGAAGCGGGCCAGCCGCTGGCCGTGGTTGAGGCGATGAAGATGGAAAACATCCTCCGCGCCGAAAAGACCGGTGTGGTGAAGTCGGTGTCGGCGGCCGCAGGCGAAAGCCTGGCCGTGGACGCGATTATCCTGGAACTGGAATAAGTTCGGGCACGGCGCTGGAGACGAAATCCAGCGCCACGCTTTCGACGAGTACCGACGCCCGCATCTTCTCTGCGATGATGCGGGCGTTGTGCTGTTCGATGCCCGGCTGAACGATGCTGAGCATCACCAGCCCGAAGCCATCCTCGCGCGCGGCAAGACGCGACGGGATGAGCGCTTGCTGCGCGAAATAGTTGAGGAGGCGCGGGATCGCCTGCGGCTCTGCTGCGGCATGGACGGTGTAATGCGCCTCCATGATCAGGCGGCCTGCATCAGCAGCCGCTTGGGCTGCGCGGCCGAGATGACGGCGCGCGCCATGTCTTCGGCGACGGCATGGGTGCCGGTGCCGCGCAACTGCGCCTCGGCAAAGATCGCGCGCAGCCGTTCGGGGATGGCGCGCAGGCGCGCCTCGGTCTGGCTGCGGCCTTCCTTCAGATGATCGGTGGCGAGATGGATCATCCCGCCCGCATTGGCGACGAGATCGGGCGCATAGAGGATGTCGCGCGCGTGGAGCAGGGCGGCGTCGTCGGCGCTGGCCAGCTGGTTGTTCGCGGCCCCCGCGACGACGCGCGCGCGCAGCCGGGCGATGCTGTTGCGGTTGAGCACGCCGCCCAGCGCACAGGGCGCGAAGACGTCGCAATCGGCCTCGAGGATGGCGGCGGCGGGGAAGACGCGCGCACCGGTTTCGGCGGCGACCGCGCGGGCGCGCGACACGTCCATATCGGCGACGAGGATGGTGGCATCCTCGGCTGCGAGCAGGCGGCACAGTTCGGCGCCGACATTGCCCGCACCCTGCACCGCGACGACAAGCCCATCGAGCGAGCGGCGGCCCATGCGCACGGCGACCGCGGCGCGGATCGATTCGAGCACGCCCCGCGCGGTCCAGAGCGCAGGATTGCTCGCGATGCGGCCGGGGGCGGCGGCCTGCCCCGCGACATGGCGGGTGCGGGTGCGCAGCACGGCCATGTCGTGCGCGTCGCTGCCGACATCGGGGAGGGTGAGATAGGCACCGTCGAGCCGTTCGACATGATCGCCGACAAGGGCGAACAGCGCCGCGCGATCGAAATCGCGCTGGGGGCGCTGGAGCACGGTGACGCCGCCGCCAAAGGGCAGGCCGGCGAGCGCGTTCTTGTAGCTCATCGTACGGGCGAGGCGGAAGGCATCGGCGGTGAGTTCGGCAGGGCTGTCATAATGCCAGAGGCGGCATCCGCCGGCCGCCGGGCCGAGCGCGGTGGAGTGGATGATGGTGGTGCCCGAAAAGCCGCGCTCTTCATCCTCGATCAGATGGACTTGCTCGGGCAATTGGTCCGCACCGACAAAACACTCTTTCGCGTTCATGAGAAACTCCTTCAGAACGGGATTTATCACCGAAGCCGGGAAAATTATTTGCTATTTCGCCTCTCATGGCAGAAATTGTGCATAAATTATGTGAATTATGGCGAAATTGGAGATTTGGTATGTTGGCGCCGCTCGATGAGTTCGACCGGAAGATTCTTGCGGTGATGCAGGAGGACGCCACGCTGTCGACCGGCGACATCGCCGAACGGGTGGGGCTTTCGCAATCGCCGTGCTGGCGGCGCATCCAGCGGCTGCGCGACGAGGGCTTTATCCGCCGCGAGGTGGCGCTGATCGACCGCAAGAAGGTGGGGCTCAACGCGCAGATCTTTGCGCAGGTGAAATTATCGGCGCATGGGCGATCGCACCTCAACGATTTCGTCGAGGCGATCCGGGGCTTTCCAGAGGTGCTCGACTGTTTCGTGCTGATGGGGCCGGTGGATTTTCTGCTGCGTATCGTGGCGCGCGATATTGAGGATTATGAGCGCTTCTTCTTCGAGAAGCTGTCGCGCGTGCCGGGGGTTCAGGAAGTGAATTCGACCGTGGCGCTGTCGGAAATCAAGTCCACCACCGCGCTGCCGCTGCCCAGCAACAAACCAGAAACACTTTGATCCTTGGGAGTTGCGAAGCCCTGTGGCATAGATGGGTGACCCTTAAGGAGTTGAGATGAAGCGTATCAAAACTGGGAATCTGGGTGCACTGGCGCTGGCATTGACGGTGGCCGTGATGCTTTCGGCGCCCGCAGATGCACGGCGTGGCGGCAGCTTTGGCAGCCGCGGCGCCCGCACCCATTCGACCCCGCCCGCAACGGCGGTGGCGCCGAAGCAGACCGCACCGGTCCAGCGTTCGATGACCGAGAACAAGACCCCCGCAGGCACGCCGCAGGCCGGTGCCGCCAATGCGGCAAAGCCGGCGGCAGCCGCAGGCGCGGCGTCGAAGTTCGGCGGAATGAAGGGCCTGGTCGGCGGCTTGCTGATGGGTGGCCTCATTGGCGCACTGCTGGGCGGTGGCCTCGGCGCGCTGGGCGGTGCCGGCGCGTTGATGGCGCTGTTCCAGATCCTGCTGATCGGTGGCCTGATCTTCTTCGCGATCCGCTTTTTCCGGCGCAAGTCGGCGCCCGCACAGGCGCCCTCGCACGCGATGGCAGGCGCAGGCGCAGGCGCGCCCTTTGGCGGTTCGGCGCATCCCTTCCAGGCGCAGCCGAATAATGTCGAACCCATTCGTCCGCAGGGCTTTTCGGGCATGGCGCCCGTCGCCCCGCAGACCGAGGAAATCGGCATCAACGACCAGGACCGCGATGCGTTCGAACGCCTGCTGAGCGAAGTGCAGGACGCGTTCGGCCGCGAGGATTATGCCGCGCTGCGCGAACGCACGACCCCCGAGGTGATGTCGTATTTCGCTGAGGAAATGAGCCAGAACGCAACCAGTGGCCGCCGCAATGCGGTGTCGGGTACCAAGCTGCTCAACGCCGAGGTGGCCGAGGCATGGAATGAAGGGCATATGGATTATGCCACGATCGCCATGCATTATGAGAGCATCGACGTGATGCTCGACCGGAACACCGGCGCGGTGATCGAGGGCGATGCACACCGCCCGACCGATACGACCGAACTGTGGACCTTTGCCCGCGAGGGGCATGGCCCCTGGCGCCTGTCGGCCGTTCAGGCCGCCTGATCGAAGCAACAAGGGCGCTGCCCGGGCACATCGTCCGGGCAGCGTTTTTCTTTACTCTTCCCCGTAATTGCGCGCGATGACCGGGCCGAGCAGCGGGTCCGCCGCGACCGCATCGGCAATTGCCGACAATCTGGGGGCATGGGCGGCGAACCACGCACGGCGCGGGCGCCAGTGCACCATCACCGCGACGAACAGATCGAGCGCGCTGCGCATGGTCCCCAGCACCCAGGGGCCGGTGACCTCCCCCTCCAGCCATTCCCACAGGCGGATGCGATAGGCATCGGTATGGGCGACGAGCGCTTCCGCATCGCGCGGGGCCCAGCGTTCGGGATAATCGCCATAGGTGAAGGTGGGATAGATATTGGCGACGATCCAGACGAGCAGCCGCAGGAAGCGCGCGCGCCGGATCGCCGGGGGCGGGGGCGAGCCCTGCGCCGGGATGTGTTTCCGCGAGGTGGAGCGCGATCGCGGCGCTTTCGGTCATCACCTGCCCGTCCGCCAGCACGAGCACCGGGATCTGCCCGAGCGGGTTGAGCGCGAGGATGCGGTTCCGATTGGGGCCGGGGGCGTCGAACCCCTCGACCGCGACGAAATCAAAGGGCGTCGACGCGGCGACGAGCATGATCTCGGCAAGGGTGGAGCCCCAGCCGGGCAGGCCGTAGAGCGTGGCGCGATCGTGGCTCATGCGAGGGATGGTGCCATAGGCGCGGACGGGGGCCAAGGGGTGGGGTGAGGGCTTGCCGCCCGCCGCAATCGCCCCTAGCGTGGTGCTATGATCATGGCCCGATGTACGATCTGATTGGTGCTCTCGCTCGGCTGAGCTGAAGAGCCGTTGCCGGGCGGCGCTGCTTGCCCGTGCATTTTCCTGCGCATCTTGAATTCGATCGACCGTGCCTGGCGCGGCGATCTTTTATTGGACCCATGATCATGACCAATTTCTTCGAAAGCCCGTTCAAGGGCATCCCGCTCGATCAGCAGGTGACGCATCCCAACATCGTCGTCGGGCGGCACAGCTATTATTCGGGCTATTATCACGGGCACGGTTTTGACGACTGCGCGCGGTATGTGTTGCCCGATGCCGATGCCGACCGGCTGATCATCGGCGCGTTCTGTTCGATCGGCTCGGGCGCGGCGTTCATCATGGCGGGCAATCAGGGGCACCGCCATGAATGGGTGAGCACATTCCCCTTCTTCTATGCGAACGAGAGCTGGCAGCAGGCGCAGGCGGCGGACGGCTATCTGCCCGCCGGAGACACGGTGATCGGCAATGATGTGTGGATCGGCAGCGAGGCGATCATCATGCCCGGCGTGCGCGTGGGCGACGGCGCGATCATCGGCACGCGTGCGCTGGTGACGCGCGATGTCGAGCCCTATGCGATTGTCGGCGGCAACCCGGCACGGGTGCTGCGCAAGCGGTTCGACGAAGACCGGATCGCGCTGCTGCTCGAGATGCGGTGGTGGGACTGGCCCGATGCCGCGATCGAGGCGACGATGCCGCTGATGACGAGCGGCGATATCGAGGGGCTGCACGCCGCCTGGCAGCGCCAGACGCGGCGGTGACGATACGCTAGGCGCGTTCGAGCGCCAGCGTGTCGGCGGGGGCGAGATGGCGGTTCAAAAACGCCGTCGCCTCCGCCAGCACCGGGGCCTTGGCGCGAAAGGCGCGGGCGAGCGCCATGACGATCCCGGCGTGATCGAGCCCCTGATATTCGCGGAGTTCGACCGCCGTACCATGCGCGTGTTGCGCGGCGGCGAGCGCGCGGCTGTTGCGCGGCTTGACCGCGATATCGGCGGTGCCCGTGGCGAGCCAGAGCGGCGGGGCGTGCGGGCCGGCATAATGGATGGGCTGGGTGGCCTGCGGATCGGGCACTGCACCGAAGACACGCTGCGCGATGACATCGGTAAAGGGGTGGAAATCATAGGGGCCGGCGAGCCCGGCGACGCCGCGCAGCGCGGCACGATCGACCCCGGCGCCGTCCAGCCAGCGCGGATCGAGCGCGAGCAGCATCGCGATATGCGCGCCCGCCGAATGGCCCATCAGCACGACGCGGTGGGGATCGCCGCCAAATTCATGCGCATGATCGACGGCCCAGCGTATCGCAGCGGCGGCATCCTCGACAAAGGCGGGAAAGGGCGCGGCGGGATGGAGCCGGTAATCGGGGATGACGGTGGCGAAGCCTTGCGCGGCGAGCGCCTGGCCCGCGAAACGATATCCCTGGCGGTGCCCGCTCGTCCACCCGCCGCCATAGAGGAAGACGAGGATCGGCTGGCGCGCAACTGCTGGGTTGCCTGTGGTGTAAACATCAAGCCGCTGGCGCGGGGCGGGACCGTACGCGGCGCCCGAGACGATGCGCCGGACAGCGCCTTCGCCCGGCGTGAGTGCGTTCACCGCGTTGAACAGCGCAAGCCCGTCGACACCGAAACGCGCGACCGTGCGTTTGCCAAGCGAGGCGATGCGGGCGACGAACTGTTTCATCCCCGCTTGCTGCCACGCCGCCCGCGCGGCAACAAGATGGATTGAAAGGACAGGGGAGCGGAATGATCCGGCTTTTTCACGCAAGCGACCTTCATTTCGGACGCGAGGACGAAGAGGCCGTGCGCTGGTTTGCCGAGCGGGTCAATGACGAGCGTCCCGATGCGGTGGTGATCACCGGCGACCTGACCTACCGCGCGCGCCGCCGCGAATTCGAGGCGGCGGCCGAATGGCTGGGCGGGCTGCACGTGCCCGCGACGATCGAGCCGGGCAATCACGACCTGCCCTATTTCAATCCGCTGGCGCGGTTTTTTGCGCCCTATGACCGGCACCGCTGGCTCGAGCGATCGTTCGAAAGCGCGCTCAATCTGCCCAATGTGTCGTTCATCCCGCTGCGCACCACCTCGCGCGCGCAGTGGCGGCTCAACTGGTCATGGGGCGTGGTGCGGCCGCTAAGTCTGCAACGCGCGCTGAAGAGCCTTGAGGAGGCGCCGGCGCGCAACCTGAAGCTGGTGCTGTGCCACCACCCGCTGGTGGATACCGGGGCGGCCGCGCGCTACGCGCCGACGCATGGTGGGGAGAAGGCGCTCGACGCGCTGGCGCTGGGCGGCGCGGACGCGGTGCTGAGCGGGCATATCCACGACCCGTTCGACGAGAAATACCAATCCGGCCGCCGCGCGATCCGCCTGATCGGCGCGGGCACGCTTTCCGAACGCGTCCGCGCGACGCCGCCATCGTTCAACGAACTGCTGTTCGAGGCGGGGACGCTGCACGTGAAGGTGCGGGAGATGACGGAGAGTGCGGCGGGGTGAGCCCAAAGAAAAAGGGCGGCGCCCGGAGGCACCGCCCTTTTCTGTTCGATTGAACCGACGTTCGATCAGCGCTTCGAGAACTGGAAGCTGCGGCGGGCCTTGGCCTTGCCGTACTTCTTACGTTCAACGACGCGGCTGTCGCGCGTCAGGAAGCCGGCCGACTTCACTGCGCTGCGCAGAGCGGGTTCGAACTTGGAGAGCGCCTGGGCGATGCCGTGCTTCACAGCACCGGCCTGACCCGAGAGACCGCCGCCCTTGACGGTTGCGACGACGTCGTACTGACCTTCACGGTCCGAAACGCCGAAGGGCTGGTTGATCACGAGACGCAGCGTCGGACGTGCGAAATAGACTTCCTGATCGCGGCCATTGACCGTGATCTTGCCGGTGCCGGGCTTGATCCACACGCGAGCAACGGCGTCCTTACGACGGCCGGTGGCGTAGGAACGGCCCTGTGCGTCGACTTCGCGTTCGCGCAGCGGCGCAGCCGGCTGTGCGGGGACGGCGACTTCTGCGGCTTCGGCGGCGGCTTCAACAGCGGCGCCGGCGATGTCCTTCAGGTCGGAAAGCGATTGGCGGTTATCGGACATTATGCGCCCACCTTGTTCTTGCGGTTCATGGCAGCAACGTCGAGCACGGTCGGGTTCAGACCTTCATGCGGATGCTCGGCGCCGGAATAGATGCGCAGGTTGCGCATCTGCTGGCGGCCCAGGGGACCACGCGGGATCATGCGTTCGACAGCCTTTTCGAGCACGCGCTCGGGGAAACGGCCTTCGAGAACCTTGCCAGCGGTGATGCTCTTGATACCGCCTGCATAACCGGTGTGCTTGTAGTACACCTTGTCCTGCAGCTTCTTGCCGGTGAAGCGAACCTTGTCCGCGTTGATGATGATGACATTGTCACCGCAATCAACGTGCGGGGTGAAGCTCGTCTTGGTCTTCCCGCGGAGGATGTTGGCGACGATGGTTGCCAGACGGCCGACCACCAGGCCTTCGGCATCGATCAGATGCCACTTTTTTTCCACCTCGGCCGGTTTGATCGACTTGGTGGTCTTCATCAGCGCCTTCATGGAGCTTGACCTCTTGATTTGAAACGAATGACGCCGCCCGATCGCTCAGGCGGCACCGATGCATGGCGCAATGAAGATCGAGGGGCTGAAAGTCAAGACAAACCGGGGGTTTTGAAACGGGTAAAATAATACCGCCCTGAAAAGCCCCGTCAGCTCTGGGTTTCCGCGCCCACCCAGAATGCATAGCTTTCGGGACTGTGCTCGACCGGCCAGACGGCGATGGCAGGCACGTCGTAACTGTGCATTTCCGCGATTTTTGCGGCGAGCGCGGCGGCGTGATCGGCGCGCGTCTTGAACAGGGCGGGGGTTTCGGTGGCGGTTTCGACCGCGCCCTGCCAGCGATAGATCGAGCGGCAGGGGGCGAGGATGTTGACGCAGGCGGCGTCGCCCGCCTCGATCACCGCGCGCCCGATCCGTTCCGCCTCGTCCGATGAGGCGAAGACGGCATAGACGGTTGCGATGGGGGCGAGGCTGGTCATGGGCGTTCAGGCCGGGCGACGGCCGACGACGTGCATCCCCCAGGCGGCCGAGCCGACGACGAGCGCGCCCACGGCCTGGTGGAGAACGGCGAGCGTGATGTCGATCCCCGTCACCACCGTTGCGATGCCGAGCAGCACCTGCGTGCCGACCGTCGCGCTGATCGCGACCGAGGCACCGCGCGCGCCCAGCGCCTTGGCTTTGCGCGCAAGGACCATCAGCGCGATGAACGCCACCCATGCCCACCAGCGGTGGATGAAATGGATGAGGAAGGGATCATTGCCGAGTGTGGCGAAGAACGAGCCGAGCCATTCGACCCCCTCGGGGAAGATATGGTCGTTCATCAGCGGCCAGGTGCTGGAGACATAGCCCGCGTTGAGCCCGGCGGTAAACGCGCCGTAGAGCAGCTGGAGGAAGAGGATGACCGCGACGCCCCATGAAAGCCGGGTGAAACGCGCCTTGGGGCGGGGATGATCGCGCAGGTCAAGCGCCGTCCAGACCAGCGCGCCGATGATGAGGAGCGCGGTGAGGAGATGGGTGGCGAGGCGGAAATGGCTGACATCGGTGCGTTCGCTGAGCCCCGAGGTGACCATCCACCAGCCGATGAACCCCTGAAGCCCGCCCAGCGCGAGCAGCCCGACCAGGCGCGGGCCATAGCCTTCGGGGATCATCCGGCGCCAAGCATAGACGGCAAGCGGCAGGGCGAAGGCGAGGCCGATGACGCGGCCGAGCAGGCGGTGGATATATTCCCAGAAGAAGATGAACTTGAAATCGGCCAGCGTCATGCCCTTGGCCTTGTTGATTTCCTGATATTCGGGGATCTGCTGATATTTCAGGAATTCTTCCTGCCACTGCGCCTCGGTGAGCGGCGGCAGTGTGCCCGACACCGGCCGCCACTCGGTGATCGACAGGCCGGATTCGGTGAGGCGGGTGATCCCGCCCACGACGACCATCATGAAAACGAGGCTGGCGACAAGAAGCAGCCAGCGGGAGAGCCTTTTCGGCTGCGGATTCGCGGAGGCGGGACGGGCAAGCGACATGATGGCCGGGCTATGCCCGTCCGCGCGCGTGGGGACAAGCGGTGACGACTGGGACGAAATGTCTCAGCCTTCGGGATAGCGTTCGAATTCCGGAAGTTGGTGGGCGTTCTTCATCCAGCCGATACGGTCGGCCACCTGGATCTGCGCCGAGGGCGCGACCACCGCATCGGGATCGTCGAGCGTGGCGGTTTGCAGATCAATGAGGTTCGGGAAGATGACCGCGTTGGTGTAGAAAAGCCCGGTGCCACAATCGGGGCAGAAATGGCGGCGCCCATCGGCGGACGAATGATAGACCTTGGCCGTGCCCTGAACGACCTTGATCGCGGTTTCGGGATAGACCGCCCAGGCGACCAGCGGCGCACCCGCCGATTTTCGACAGTCGGTGCAGTGGCATAGCGCGTGGCGGGGGGCGTCCTCGGAAATTTCATAACGAATTGTGCCGCAGTGGCAGCCGCCGGTGAGCATCGGAGTTTCTCCACGAATCAAGGAGGATAGCTTAGCACCACCCGGGGCAGCCGCCGCGCGCAAAGGAGGGAGTGCGCGGAAAAACGTACATTTTTCTAAAATGATATGTTGTAACTTTGCGCCGGACGTGCCAGATGCATTTCCATCGTCACGGAGATTTCCTTGTCCAGCACCCTTAGCCGTTCTGCCCTGCTCGACCGACTGGCCATTGGCCTGTCCGGTTTGTGCCTGGTGCACTGCGTGGCGAGCGCGGTGCTGGTGGCGGTGCTGGCATCGGCCGGCGGGATTCTTGTCGACCACCGCATCCATGAGGTGGGGCTGATCATCGCGATGGTGCTGGGCGCGGCCGGGCTGGGATCGGGCGTGCTGCGCCACGGTTTCATGATGCCGTCCGCCGTCGGCGCGCTGGGACTGGGCGTGATGGCCGGGGCGCTCACCATGCCGCACGATGCGGGCGAAGTGGTCTATACGATCGTCGGCGTTTTGCTGGTGGCGCTGGGCCACGACCTCAATCGCCGCGCCAACCACTGAGCGATCGCGCCCCAAATTAGCCCGAAAGGCGCGCAAGAGCTTGCCCCCGAGGGTGGGAGCGCCTAGATTTCGGCTATGTCACAGCATCATCATCACGAGCATCAGGGCGTTGCGCTGGCCGATGCGGCCAAGGCAGCGCTTGAGCGTTCGGGCGAGCAATGGACCGCGATGCGCGCGAGCATCTTCGATGTGCTTTCGGGATTCGAGAAGCCGGCTTCGGCCTATGACATTGCCGAGGCGGTTTCGACCGCGCAGGGGCGGCGGGTGGCCGCCAACAGCGTTTACCGCATCCTCGACCTGTTCGTGAACGCGAATCTGGCGCGCCGGGTGGAAAGCGTGAACGCCTATGTCGCCAACAAGCACCCCGATTGCCTGCACGATTGCATCTTTCTGGTATGCGACGCGTGTGGGCAGGCGACGCATATCGACGACGACCATGTGACCGACGGGGTGCGTTCCGCCGCGATCAAGGCGGGGTTTGCGCCCCAGCGCCCGGTGATCGAGGTGCATGGGCGCTGCGCCGATTGCGACTGACCGGCCCGGGCAAGGTCGATAAGTGAAAGCCTGCCCAGCAGGCCGATGATTGAAATCAACACCAATC is part of the Sphingomonas sp. C3-2 genome and harbors:
- a CDS encoding metallophosphoesterase, translated to MIRLFHASDLHFGREDEEAVRWFAERVNDERPDAVVITGDLTYRARRREFEAAAEWLGGLHVPATIEPGNHDLPYFNPLARFFAPYDRHRWLERSFESALNLPNVSFIPLRTTSRAQWRLNWSWGVVRPLSLQRALKSLEEAPARNLKLVLCHHPLVDTGAAARYAPTHGGEKALDALALGGADAVLSGHIHDPFDEKYQSGRRAIRLIGAGTLSERVRATPPSFNELLFEAGTLHVKVREMTESAAG
- a CDS encoding Lrp/AsnC family transcriptional regulator; the protein is MLAPLDEFDRKILAVMQEDATLSTGDIAERVGLSQSPCWRRIQRLRDEGFIRREVALIDRKKVGLNAQIFAQVKLSAHGRSHLNDFVEAIRGFPEVLDCFVLMGPVDFLLRIVARDIEDYERFFFEKLSRVPGVQEVNSTVALSEIKSTTALPLPSNKPETL
- the rpsI gene encoding 30S ribosomal protein S9 is translated as MSDNRQSLSDLKDIAGAAVEAAAEAAEVAVPAQPAAPLREREVDAQGRSYATGRRKDAVARVWIKPGTGKITVNGRDQEVYFARPTLRLVINQPFGVSDREGQYDVVATVKGGGLSGQAGAVKHGIAQALSKFEPALRSAVKSAGFLTRDSRVVERKKYGKAKARRSFQFSKR
- a CDS encoding alpha/beta hydrolase, with translation MKQFVARIASLGKRTVARFGVDGLALFNAVNALTPGEGAVRRIVSGAAYGPAPRQRLDVYTTGNPAVARQPILVFLYGGGWTSGHRQGYRFAGQALAAQGFATVIPDYRLHPAAPFPAFVEDAAAAIRWAVDHAHEFGGDPHRVVLMGHSAGAHIAMLLALDPRWLDGAGVDRAALRGVAGLAGPYDFHPFTDVIAQRVFGAVPDPQATQPIHYAGPHAPPLWLATGTADIAVKPRNSRALAAAQHAHGTAVELREYQGLDHAGIVMALARAFRAKAPVLAEATAFLNRHLAPADTLALERA
- a CDS encoding COX15/CtaA family protein, which gives rise to MSLARPASANPQPKRLSRWLLLVASLVFMMVVVGGITRLTESGLSITEWRPVSGTLPPLTEAQWQEEFLKYQQIPEYQEINKAKGMTLADFKFIFFWEYIHRLLGRVIGLAFALPLAVYAWRRMIPEGYGPRLVGLLALGGLQGFIGWWMVTSGLSERTDVSHFRLATHLLTALLIIGALVWTALDLRDHPRPKARFTRLSWGVAVILFLQLLYGAFTAGLNAGYVSSTWPLMNDHIFPEGVEWLGSFFATLGNDPFLIHFIHRWWAWVAFIALMVLARKAKALGARGASVAISATVGTQVLLGIATVVTGIDITLAVLHQAVGALVVGSAAWGMHVVGRRPA
- a CDS encoding GFA family protein, whose translation is MLTGGCHCGTIRYEISEDAPRHALCHCTDCRKSAGAPLVAWAVYPETAIKVVQGTAKVYHSSADGRRHFCPDCGTGLFYTNAVIFPNLIDLQTATLDDPDAVVAPSAQIQVADRIGWMKNAHQLPEFERYPEG
- a CDS encoding MerC domain-containing protein; protein product: MSSTLSRSALLDRLAIGLSGLCLVHCVASAVLVAVLASAGGILVDHRIHEVGLIIAMVLGAAGLGSGVLRHGFMMPSAVGALGLGVMAGALTMPHDAGEVVYTIVGVLLVALGHDLNRRANH
- the catB gene encoding type B chloramphenicol O-acetyltransferase → MTNFFESPFKGIPLDQQVTHPNIVVGRHSYYSGYYHGHGFDDCARYVLPDADADRLIIGAFCSIGSGAAFIMAGNQGHRHEWVSTFPFFYANESWQQAQAADGYLPAGDTVIGNDVWIGSEAIIMPGVRVGDGAIIGTRALVTRDVEPYAIVGGNPARVLRKRFDEDRIALLLEMRWWDWPDAAIEATMPLMTSGDIEGLHAAWQRQTRR
- a CDS encoding Tim44 domain-containing protein, with the protein product MKRIKTGNLGALALALTVAVMLSAPADARRGGSFGSRGARTHSTPPATAVAPKQTAPVQRSMTENKTPAGTPQAGAANAAKPAAAAGAASKFGGMKGLVGGLLMGGLIGALLGGGLGALGGAGALMALFQILLIGGLIFFAIRFFRRKSAPAQAPSHAMAGAGAGAPFGGSAHPFQAQPNNVEPIRPQGFSGMAPVAPQTEEIGINDQDRDAFERLLSEVQDAFGREDYAALRERTTPEVMSYFAEEMSQNATSGRRNAVSGTKLLNAEVAEAWNEGHMDYATIAMHYESIDVMLDRNTGAVIEGDAHRPTDTTELWTFAREGHGPWRLSAVQAA
- a CDS encoding Glu/Leu/Phe/Val dehydrogenase family protein — protein: MNAKECFVGADQLPEQVHLIEDEERGFSGTTIIHSTALGPAAGGCRLWHYDSPAELTADAFRLARTMSYKNALAGLPFGGGVTVLQRPQRDFDRAALFALVGDHVERLDGAYLTLPDVGSDAHDMAVLRTRTRHVAGQAAAPGRIASNPALWTARGVLESIRAAVAVRMGRRSLDGLVVAVQGAGNVGAELCRLLAAEDATILVADMDVSRARAVAAETGARVFPAAAILEADCDVFAPCALGGVLNRNSIARLRARVVAGAANNQLASADDAALLHARDILYAPDLVANAGGMIHLATDHLKEGRSQTEARLRAIPERLRAIFAEAQLRGTGTHAVAEDMARAVISAAQPKRLLMQAA
- the rplM gene encoding 50S ribosomal protein L13 gives rise to the protein MKALMKTTKSIKPAEVEKKWHLIDAEGLVVGRLATIVANILRGKTKTSFTPHVDCGDNVIIINADKVRFTGKKLQDKVYYKHTGYAGGIKSITAGKVLEGRFPERVLEKAVERMIPRGPLGRQQMRNLRIYSGAEHPHEGLNPTVLDVAAMNRKNKVGA
- a CDS encoding Fur family transcriptional regulator, which encodes MSQHHHHEHQGVALADAAKAALERSGEQWTAMRASIFDVLSGFEKPASAYDIAEAVSTAQGRRVAANSVYRILDLFVNANLARRVESVNAYVANKHPDCLHDCIFLVCDACGQATHIDDDHVTDGVRSAAIKAGFAPQRPVIEVHGRCADCD
- the cutA gene encoding divalent-cation tolerance protein CutA, with translation MTSLAPIATVYAVFASSDEAERIGRAVIEAGDAACVNILAPCRSIYRWQGAVETATETPALFKTRADHAAALAAKIAEMHSYDVPAIAVWPVEHSPESYAFWVGAETQS